One window of Longimicrobiales bacterium genomic DNA carries:
- a CDS encoding DoxX family protein: protein MSYAYLFVSLLLVSLLVYAGARKLSHRGDVVASYARVGVPEERLDALAAVLFVSAAGLVAGVFIRPLGIAAAAGLVIYFLAALTAHFVHRDASNAGTPLVMLVLAAGALVLRILVA, encoded by the coding sequence GTGTCTTACGCCTACTTGTTCGTTTCGCTCCTCCTGGTCTCCCTGCTCGTGTATGCGGGTGCCCGGAAGCTGTCGCATCGAGGCGATGTCGTGGCGAGCTATGCCCGGGTGGGGGTACCGGAGGAGCGGCTCGACGCACTGGCGGCAGTACTGTTCGTGAGTGCGGCGGGCCTGGTGGCGGGAGTGTTCATCCGTCCGCTGGGCATCGCTGCCGCTGCGGGGCTGGTGATCTATTTCCTGGCGGCACTCACCGCCCACTTCGTGCATCGCGACGCGAGCAACGCCGGCACGCCGCTGGTCATGCTGGTACTGGCGGCGGGCGCGTTGGTGCTCCGGATCCTTGTGGCGTGA